The genomic stretch ATGCTACTTTACTGATTCAGGATGGAATTATTGTGGCATCAGGAGCAAAAGTGGCTATTCCCAAAGGGGCTGTGATTGTTGACTTAAAGGGGAAATTTATTTACCCTTCATTTATTGATATTTACAGTAATTATGGTGTTCCTTTAGTAAGGAGCAATGAAAGAAGCGGACATAGAGAAGGCCCACAAATTGAAAGCAGTCAAAAAGGACCATACAATTGGAACGAGGCAATAAAGCCTGGAAAAAAGGCCACATTAATGTTTAAGAGCGATCTGAAAGAAGCACAAGAAATGCGCATTTTAGGTTTTGGTTCTGTTCTTACACACCAAGCTGATGGTATTTCCCGAGGCACATCTTCCCTGGTTTCTCTGGCTGATGATTCTGAGAATGTAACAACTCTTGCAGGCGAAGCCGCTGCTCACTATTCTTTCAGTAAAGGAAAATCATCACAGGATTATCCTTCTTCCCTTATGGGTTCAATTGCTTTGTTAAAACAAACTTTTTTAGATGCCCAGTGGTATAAATCACTTGCTTCAAACAAAGAATACAATACATCCCTGGAGGAGTGGAATAAGACTCAGAATCTTCCTCAAATATTTGAAGCTACAGATAAATTAACTGTTTTAAGGGCTGATAAATTAGGAGATGAGTTTAAAGTGCAGTATATAATCAAAACTTCAGGGGATGAGTATCAAAGAATTGAGGATGTAAAAGCAACCAATGCCGCTTTAATAGTGCCACTTAACTTTCCTAGTGCTTATGATGTGGAAGATCCTTTTGATGCAAGAATTGTTTCTATTGAAGATCTTAAGCATTGGGAAATGGCTCCTGCCAATGCAGGCATTTTGGAACAACAGGAAATTGATTTTGCCCTAACACTTGCCGATTTAAAAGACAAAAAGGATTTTTCGAAAAATTTACTTAAAGCTATTAAATATGGCATGAGTAAGCAAAAAGCGCTTCAGGCTTTAACAGAAACTCCCGCGCGGTTATTAAAAATGGAGCACAAAATTGGAGCTTTAAGGCCAGGAATGATTGCAAATTTTATTATTACCTCTGACACTCTTTTTACAGAAAAAAATATTCTTTATGAAAACTGGGTTCAGGGAAAACAATATAAAATACAAGACATTGCACTTGAAGATATTCGGGGGGAATATAGTTTAAATATTGGAAAAGAATTAATTTACAAACTGAAGATTTCAGGAGAAAACCTGCAACCAAAAGCAGAAATTATTTATGCCGACACAACCAACAAGCCTAAAGTTGATATACAGCGAACAGGGGAGTTAATTACAATTAGTTTTAATACAGAGGATAAAAAAGCAAAGGAAAGTATAAGACTAAGTGGTAAAATTAATTTCAAGAGTGCCATATGGGATGGAAAGGGACAATTAGCTGATGGAACCTGGGTAAATTGGTCTGCGGTTAAAAAAGGAAATTTTGACCCTGCTAATAAAAAAGATACTACTGATAAGAAGCCTGTTGAAATTGGCAAAGTAAGTTACCCATTTACCGCCTACGGATGGAATGTATTACCAGAGGCCAAAACTTACCTGATAAAAAACGCAACTGTTTGGACGAATGAAAAAGACGGTATTTTAAATAGCGATGTACTTATTAAAAATGGCAAAATAGCAGGGATAGGTGCAAATTTAGATACAACAGCAGCAATAATTATAGATGGAAAAGGCAAGCATCTTACACCAGGGTTTATTGATGAACATTCCCATATTGCAATAAGTAAGGGCGTAAATGAAGGTACACAGGCTGTAACCAGTGAAGTAAGTATTGCAGATGTGGTAAACTCTGAGGATGTAAATATTTACAGGCAGCTCTCGGGAGGCGTTACAGCTTCACAATTGTTGCATGGTTCAGCTAATCCAATAGGAGGGCAATCAGCCTTAATTAAACTTAGGTGGGGAATGGCTCCTGAGAAAATGAAAATAAATGGGGCGGATGGTTTTATAAAATTTGCTCTTGGAGAAAATGTAAAACAAGCAAATTGGGGTGATTCTCATCATGTTCGTTTTCCTCAAACAAGGATGGGCGTAGAACAAGTGTTTTATGATGCTTTTAGTCGGGCTAAAGAATATGAACAGGAATGGAAATCTTTTAATGATCAAAAACCAAAAGCAAAAGAAAAAGCAAATTTTCCAAGACGCGACCTGGAATTGGAAGCACTTGTTGAAATACTCAATAAAAAGCGCTTTATTAGCTGTCACTCCTATGTTCAGTCTGAAATAAGCATGCTAATGCATGTTGCCGACTCTATGGGATTTAAGATTAATACTTTTACACATATTTTAGAGGGATATAAATTAGCAGATAAAATGAAAGCGCATGGGGCCGGAGGTTCTACTTTTTCTGACTGGTGGGCTTACAAATATGAGGTAAATGATGCAATTCCTTATAACGCAGCTATAATGAATAAAATGGGAATTGTAACAGCCATTAATTCAGATGATGCGGAAATGGGAAGAAGATTAAATCATGAAGCTGCTAAAACTGTTAAATATGGAGGAGTTTCAGAGGAGGATGCTTTAAAAATGATAACTCTAAATCCCGCAAAACTTCTTCATCTTGATGACAAAATGGGCAGCATTAAAACGGGCAAGGATGCTGATCTTGTTTTATGGTCTGACAATCCGCTTTCTGTTTATGCTAAGGCAGAAAAAACTTTTGTGGATGGGATCCTGTTTTTTGATAGAAGCCATGATCTTGTTTTAAGGGAGGAAATGAAAAAGGAAAGATCAAGAATTATTAATAAAATGCTTCAGGCAAAAAAGGATGGTGAAAAAACACAAAAACCAGAAATAAAAAAACAAATAATTTACCATTGTGAAACACTTCATGACTCTGAAGAAGGTCATGAGCATTGAATAAAAAATGTTGAGAGGGCATTCCCTTAACTTTGAAAAAACTAAAAAAATGAGCTATTTTAATTCTAAGTTGCAAATGCATATTCCATATAAGTTATTTATTTTCTCTCTTTGGGTCCTTATTTCATCGGATATGTTAGCCCAGGGAGTTCCGGCATCGCCGGCTTTGGCCCAAAACAAAAGTATTTTGCTTAAAGGTGGGATTGTTCATACCGGAACAGGCCAGGTAATTCAAAATGGGGCGGTAGCTTTTACTTTAGGCAAAATAACCCAGGTAACAAACCTTGATATTCATAAGGTTAATGAGGGTGAATATGATGAGGTTATTGATGTTTCCGGAAAACATATTTACCCTGGTTTTATTGCTCCTAATTCTACTCTTGGCCTACGTGAGGTAGATGCGATAAGACCTACAAGGGATTTTAGTGAAACAGGCACATTTAATCCTAATGTCCGCTCAATAATAGCTTATAATTCTGAATCGCGCATAATTCCTACTCTTAAAAACAACGGAGTACTTTTAGCCCAAATAACTCCCCGTTATGGTCTTGTAACTGGCACTTCATCCATTGTTGAACTAGATGGATGGGATTGGGAAGATGCACTGTATAAAGAAAATGATGGTGTTCATTTAAACTGGCCCAATATGTTCTCAACAAAAGGATGGTGGGCAGAACCAGGACCAACAGAAAAGAGTACCGAATATGAAAAAAAAGTAAATGAACTTAAAGCATTCTTTAGTGATGCTAAAGCATATAGCGAAGTAGATATGCCAAAACAAAAAAACCTGAAATTAGAGGCAATGCGAGGTCTTTTTAACGGCCAGCAAAAGTTATATATTAATGCTGATTATGTAAAAGAGATTATGCAAGCTATAAACTTTGCAAGGGGCTTGGGAATTAAAAACATGGTAATTATAGGAGGTTCAGATTCCTGGTTGATTCCTGAAATGCTTAAAGAAAATAATGTTTCAGTAATTGTTACAAGACTACATTCCTTGCCTGTGCGTCCGGAAGATGATGTTGATCAACCTTATAAACTTCCTTTTCTTTTGCAACAGGCAGATATTTTGTATTGCCTGAATTATGAAGGAGATATGGAAGTAATGGGTACAAGAAACATTGGTTTTACTGCCGGTACTGCGGTTGCTTATGGCTTAACCAAAGAGCAGGCATTAATGGCAATAACTTTGAATACAGCAAAAATACTTGGAATTGATAAAACAACAGGATCCATAGAAATTGGTAAAGATGCAAGCATTTTTGTTTCCACAGGCGATGCCCTTGATATGCGCACCAATAATGTTGAATTTGCTTTTATCAGAGGGAAAAAACAGGATCTGGATGATCATCAGAAACAACTTTACAAGAAATTTTCTGCCAAATATAATGTTGAGAAATAACCATCAACAGGGGTAATTGTTAATGCCAGCAAAACTTAATCACTATTTTGTTTTGATTTTCAATACAAGGTTTTTTTCTTTGCGCTCTTTGCGTGAGCAATAACTTTGCGCCTTTGCGTGAACAATTTAAAACCCACCTCAAGGGGCAAATTAAAGTGCTTCGGCAACAACTTCCTGAACCTCGGGAATCATTCTTTTTAACAAGCCTTCAATTCCGGCTTTTAATGTCATGGAAGAAGAAGGACAGCCACTGCAAGAACCTTTCAAAGTAAGGGTAACTAAGCCCTCCTGATAGGATTTAAAATAAATTGCCCCACCATCCTGTTCAACTGCCGGACGAATGTATTCTTCAAGTAAGTCAATTATTCTGGCTTCTGTTTCATTTGTTGGTTCAACATGAGTAACTCCATGGTCTAAAGGATTCACATTACTGTTTTCATTCTCTTGTTGCTGGGGTAATTCATTGATTACCTCATTGCCATCGTTAAGGTATTGCTGGATATATTCTCTTAGTTCCAAAGTAATATCATTCCAGGATACAGCATCACTTTTTAAAACTGTAACGAAATTCCCTGTAATAAAAACACCCGTTACAAAAGGGAAATTAAAAAGTGCAAGTGCAAGTGGGGATCCTTTTGCCTGAGTCCTGTTTTTATATTCAACCGTATTCCCATTGCCAATTAACAACCTGTTACAAACAAATTTCATTGCAAGGGGATTTGGAGTGCCTTCGGCATATATAATTGCTGGTGTTTTTCTAGTTTCCATAATATTTAAACGATTAAGGGATTGTATTTATTGATTGCAAAAGTACCAAAAATAAGAACAGTCAATATTATTTTATAGAACAACGTTGCTTATTAATACCTTTGTTATATAAATGAAGGAGGCATTGAATGCAAAAACAAACAGACTTTTTAATTATAGGCTCGGGAATAGCAGGTTTAAGCTATGCCTTAAAAGTTGCAGAACATGGCAAGGTTACCATTCTAACCAAATCAAACCCTGAAGAATCAAATACGAAATACGCACAAGGAGGTATTGCTGTTGTTACCAACCAAACCGACAATATTGAAAAACATATTCAGGACACTGTAATTTGTGGCGATGGTTTGTGTACTGAATCTGTAGTAAGGATGGTAGTTTCACAGGCTACAGACCGTTTAAAAGAATTAATAGAATGGGGAACCAATTTTGACAAAACTACTGCCGGAGATTATGACCTTGCAAAAGAAGGCGGACATTCAGAAAATCGCATTCTACATCATAAAGATATTACAGGGCATGAAATTGAAAGGGCCTTACTTGAAAAGATTAATTCCCATCCAAACATTGAGATTCTTGATCATTATTATGCTTTAGAAATACTTACACAGCATCATTTAGGTGAATATATAAACAGTTCCAGCAAAAACATAAGCTGCTACGGAGTGTATGTTTTAAATTTAAAGACTACCGAGGTTGAACTTTTTTTAGCAAAAACAACGCTAATGGCAACAGGCGGCGCTGGCCATGTTTATCAAACAACAACAAATCCATTAATTGCAACAGGTGATGGCGTGGCTATGGTTTACCGTGCTAAAGGAAAGGTAGAGAACATGGAGTTTTTCCAGTTTCATCCAACTGCACTTTATAACCCGGGTGAAAATCCTTCCTTTTTAATAACTGAAGCAATGCGCGGGCATGGAGGAGTTTTAAAAACCAAAAACGGAAAGGTATTTATGCACAAATACGATAAGCGAAAATCTCTTGCTCCCCGTGATATTGTTGCCCGTGCAATAGATAATGAATTAAAGGTGAGGGGTGAAGATTTTGTTTACCTGGATTGTACATCCATTTCAAAAGAGGAATTGTTAAGCCATTTTCCAAATATTTATAAAAAATGCAAGAAAATGGGAATTGACATCTGTAAAGATTTTATTCCCGTAGTACCTGCAGCACATTATATGTGTGGAGGAATTAAAGTGGATCAAAACGGAAATACGAGCATAAAAAATTTGTTTGCAGTGGGTGAATGCGCCTCTACAGGCTTACATGGGGCCAACAGGCTTGCTTCAAACTCGCTGCTTGAAGCTATTGTATATGCTCACAATGCAGCCCTTTCTGCAATTGACCAGATGAAAAACACCACTATTTGTAAGGGTATTCAGGCTTGGAATACAGAGGGAACGGCAAATCCAGAAGAAATGGTGCTTATTACTCAAAGTCTGAAAGAATTAAAGGCCATTATGACCAATTATGTTGGCATTGTACGTTCCGATTTAAGGCTTAAAAGAGCCTTTGACCGCTTGCTGATTTTGCACAATGAAACAGAGGCATTGTATCAAAGAACTACGCTTTCATTAAACCTTTGCGAACTTCGAAACATGATAAAAGTGGGATATATAATTATTAAAACTGCAATGCAAAGAAAAGAAAGTGTTGGATTGCATTACAATATTGATTACCCAAGAAATTTAACCACAAAATCAGAATGAATAAAACTGTCCTTTTGTTAGGATTTGGCACAGTGCTTATTTTCGGGCTAAGTGGTATTTTTGTTATTGAATATTTTCAACAAAAAGATTTTGTTTCATTATTGTTAAAGGGTTGGAATATACCCCTTCAGTTATTAACAGGAATTTTGTTTGGTTTTATGATTGCTGAAATTGCCTGGTTTATTATTAACCGGGATTTTTTTATAAAAGAAAGAGCCTTTTACAAGGGATTAATTTCCAAACTTAATCTGAATTTTACCCAAATTCTTTTTATTTCTTTTTGTGCGGGAATTGGTGAAGAAATATTTTTTCGTGCAGCCATTCAACCATTTTTAGGCATTTTACTAACTAGCGTTATTTTTGTTGCCTTGCATGGTTATCTTAATCCCATTAACTGGAGAATCAGTATTTATGGGTCATTTATGGTACTAACAATGGTTGGTTTTGGTTACTTGTTCAAATATACCGGACTTTTTACGGTTATGGCTGCACATACCGTTTTTGATATTGTTTTGCTTAAAAAATTAGGCAATAACAAAGAAACTGTTGAATCGACTAATACTTAAATGTAAATGCTATTTTTTAGATTTCGCGCACAAAGACAACGAAGAAATCGTTCCCGAATTTAACGATTTTCTTATCTACAGCGTCTCTCTTGCTTAGGCTTTAAGGCCTTTTGACTTGTTCGTTTAATCAAATATTTTCTGTTTGAATTCCACCTTCACTTAAATCTACTACTTCGCCATTTTTTCGCAATTTCACTTTATACCTATTACTTTGTCTTAAAGGATATTTCAGGGAAAGAACTAAGGTAATAAGTAACCCAATCATAAATACGCCTCCCATATAGCCAAAAACAGCAAAAGCTTCTTTGGCTTCATTTCGTCCCATTTCCGGGCCAAATATTCCTGCAAAAAGCCATAAAAAAGGGTAAAGAAAACCACCTATTGCAATAAAAAAGGCAGAAACATTTTTAATGTTTTTTGGGGCAGAAAGGATGGATAAAAACAATAAAACAGCAAGACTTATTGATCCAATTCCCGTTGCATGAAAATGAAAACGTTGATAATACCTCCAGTTTTTCTCTTTTTCCGATTTAATGTAGTTTGATTTTTCTATATCATTGCTCATCTGAGAAATAACCGTATTTCTCTCTAGACCCTTTTCTATTTTGTTTTTAAAATATTCTTCATTGGCACCAAATAAAATAGCAATAAAAACACCAACTATTATGGTTAAAAGTGCAATTGAGAAAGGTGTTTTTTGTAGCATTGTTGAGTTTTTGTTTTTATTGGTTTTAAGCACTTTAAAAGTGTAAAGATAAACACCTTTACGCTGTTAATTATTGAATTTTAAATAATTTTTGTGCTTTTTTATTGAAATCCATAATGTCCGGTAAAAAAGAAAAGATGCTTAAAAGGTTATTCCTTTTTTAAAATCTCAATTTGCTTACTTGCTAATTAGCTCAAAATAGACTACTTTTGAAGAATAATGTCACTCGTTTTCAAAAATACGGCCTTTATTTTACTTGCAGTTTTCCTGCTATTGTCAAGCATTGGAGTATCTATAAACAAAATGATTTGTTTATCAGGAAACAAAACCACCTATTCTTTATTGGAAAAAAAATCTTGTTTTCCGATTGATGAAGACGAAAAAAAAACAGATTCAGATACATTTGATGCACGTTGCTGCGATTTTGTTTCTGGTTATGTCCATGTGGACCTTTTATCTTTTGAAGATCCATTAAAGCTTAAAGTTTCTCAAATTTTAATTGTTTTTGGTTTCGCGAAACAATTTCCTTTTGAATTGATCAATCCTGTCTTAACTCAGGGTTATACAGAAACTCCGCCATTAGCTTATGGCATCACTCTGCTTAAGTTTATAGGTATTTTCCGTATCTGATTTTTATTTTGAAAAACAGTAATTCAGGCTACTAATAAGCCTAATTATTCCCAGACCAAAATTTTCAAAATTTAAAATCATAAAACATGAAATTATTCTATTCAATAATACTCACTTTTGTTTTCATAATTCCTGCTTATACTCAAGGCGTACAAGGCATTGTTTATGAAAACAAAAACGGAAAAAACCTTCCTCTCCCGGGGGTAA from Bacteroidota bacterium encodes the following:
- a CDS encoding amidohydrolase family protein; protein product: MKNIFLALIILFSFTNAFSQETFPVNGVKDKRDLIMYAFTNATIVSDYKTILSNATLLIQDGIIVASGAKVAIPKGAVIVDLKGKFIYPSFIDIYSNYGVPLVRSNERSGHREGPQIESSQKGPYNWNEAIKPGKKATLMFKSDLKEAQEMRILGFGSVLTHQADGISRGTSSLVSLADDSENVTTLAGEAAAHYSFSKGKSSQDYPSSLMGSIALLKQTFLDAQWYKSLASNKEYNTSLEEWNKTQNLPQIFEATDKLTVLRADKLGDEFKVQYIIKTSGDEYQRIEDVKATNAALIVPLNFPSAYDVEDPFDARIVSIEDLKHWEMAPANAGILEQQEIDFALTLADLKDKKDFSKNLLKAIKYGMSKQKALQALTETPARLLKMEHKIGALRPGMIANFIITSDTLFTEKNILYENWVQGKQYKIQDIALEDIRGEYSLNIGKELIYKLKISGENLQPKAEIIYADTTNKPKVDIQRTGELITISFNTEDKKAKESIRLSGKINFKSAIWDGKGQLADGTWVNWSAVKKGNFDPANKKDTTDKKPVEIGKVSYPFTAYGWNVLPEAKTYLIKNATVWTNEKDGILNSDVLIKNGKIAGIGANLDTTAAIIIDGKGKHLTPGFIDEHSHIAISKGVNEGTQAVTSEVSIADVVNSEDVNIYRQLSGGVTASQLLHGSANPIGGQSALIKLRWGMAPEKMKINGADGFIKFALGENVKQANWGDSHHVRFPQTRMGVEQVFYDAFSRAKEYEQEWKSFNDQKPKAKEKANFPRRDLELEALVEILNKKRFISCHSYVQSEISMLMHVADSMGFKINTFTHILEGYKLADKMKAHGAGGSTFSDWWAYKYEVNDAIPYNAAIMNKMGIVTAINSDDAEMGRRLNHEAAKTVKYGGVSEEDALKMITLNPAKLLHLDDKMGSIKTGKDADLVLWSDNPLSVYAKAEKTFVDGILFFDRSHDLVLREEMKKERSRIINKMLQAKKDGEKTQKPEIKKQIIYHCETLHDSEEGHEH
- a CDS encoding amidohydrolase family protein, coding for MLAQGVPASPALAQNKSILLKGGIVHTGTGQVIQNGAVAFTLGKITQVTNLDIHKVNEGEYDEVIDVSGKHIYPGFIAPNSTLGLREVDAIRPTRDFSETGTFNPNVRSIIAYNSESRIIPTLKNNGVLLAQITPRYGLVTGTSSIVELDGWDWEDALYKENDGVHLNWPNMFSTKGWWAEPGPTEKSTEYEKKVNELKAFFSDAKAYSEVDMPKQKNLKLEAMRGLFNGQQKLYINADYVKEIMQAINFARGLGIKNMVIIGGSDSWLIPEMLKENNVSVIVTRLHSLPVRPEDDVDQPYKLPFLLQQADILYCLNYEGDMEVMGTRNIGFTAGTAVAYGLTKEQALMAITLNTAKILGIDKTTGSIEIGKDASIFVSTGDALDMRTNNVEFAFIRGKKQDLDDHQKQLYKKFSAKYNVEK
- a CDS encoding NifU family protein, whose translation is METRKTPAIIYAEGTPNPLAMKFVCNRLLIGNGNTVEYKNRTQAKGSPLALALFNFPFVTGVFITGNFVTVLKSDAVSWNDITLELREYIQQYLNDGNEVINELPQQQENENSNVNPLDHGVTHVEPTNETEARIIDLLEEYIRPAVEQDGGAIYFKSYQEGLVTLTLKGSCSGCPSSSMTLKAGIEGLLKRMIPEVQEVVAEAL
- the nadB gene encoding L-aspartate oxidase — translated: MQKQTDFLIIGSGIAGLSYALKVAEHGKVTILTKSNPEESNTKYAQGGIAVVTNQTDNIEKHIQDTVICGDGLCTESVVRMVVSQATDRLKELIEWGTNFDKTTAGDYDLAKEGGHSENRILHHKDITGHEIERALLEKINSHPNIEILDHYYALEILTQHHLGEYINSSSKNISCYGVYVLNLKTTEVELFLAKTTLMATGGAGHVYQTTTNPLIATGDGVAMVYRAKGKVENMEFFQFHPTALYNPGENPSFLITEAMRGHGGVLKTKNGKVFMHKYDKRKSLAPRDIVARAIDNELKVRGEDFVYLDCTSISKEELLSHFPNIYKKCKKMGIDICKDFIPVVPAAHYMCGGIKVDQNGNTSIKNLFAVGECASTGLHGANRLASNSLLEAIVYAHNAALSAIDQMKNTTICKGIQAWNTEGTANPEEMVLITQSLKELKAIMTNYVGIVRSDLRLKRAFDRLLILHNETEALYQRTTLSLNLCELRNMIKVGYIIIKTAMQRKESVGLHYNIDYPRNLTTKSE
- a CDS encoding CPBP family intramembrane metalloprotease → MNKTVLLLGFGTVLIFGLSGIFVIEYFQQKDFVSLLLKGWNIPLQLLTGILFGFMIAEIAWFIINRDFFIKERAFYKGLISKLNLNFTQILFISFCAGIGEEIFFRAAIQPFLGILLTSVIFVALHGYLNPINWRISIYGSFMVLTMVGFGYLFKYTGLFTVMAAHTVFDIVLLKKLGNNKETVESTNT